The following are encoded together in the Salinibacterium sp. UTAS2018 genome:
- a CDS encoding FtsK/SpoIIIE domain-containing protein: protein MNDTPASGPRVALPAPPQRPAPFKFPVVAATVPVVASVAIWLITGSTFALIFAALGPLAATGSYIDSRVSARSLRKAERSRFAVDSESTLGSIQAFHRRELLELAEKTPSAIMLVKDAHTDAARWMGEPADSLPVHLGYGLVRSTVAIDRTGAQDAQPPEVEEMYRSLTTQAEYLNRAPIAVNARLGIVIFGNRLMALALARALAIQLARTLAPTASWVRFGGAFLSEAWAEALPHRQLQESESAARASDPATVRDDVASVHWGRLGESNPGVTITVVTEEQQAPSGHRIVIRARGNSVAVVRHPDRHQRRDFEPSFLGREQALEWVRVARDIAARDGLASALGDVPDSVQFSDVTRMVSDAQYSRESRRRSLSASPAMGSARPVMLDLVVDGPHAIVGGTTGSGKSELLIAWVLAMAAETAPEDVTFLLVDFKGGSAFASLAQLPHTVGIITDLDASTAARAFSSLRAELRHRERALAQAQVRDISDLSSVPRLVIVVDEFAAMMGDYPQLHTLFSDIAARGRSLGVHLILCTQRPSGVVRDSLLANADLRLSLRVNNGADSSAVIGNDKAAELPAQLKGRAWVAHGSSSAELAQFALVGSDDIRAVAERWSASSRPRRPWCEPLAEHISLSTLLEHEATSGGERGDKRLNDAVVFGMTDLPDEQRQGVAHWSPSADGHLLVLGASSSGKSTVLNTLAQAASTAVQIVGTDPATVWDGLTQLYTRLDEVAEKREAQPAVLVIIDDLDATVARFDEEYRPVVLERMSRILREGAACGIVIVATAQRITAAVQPLTQLFPQTLRLRFASKNDFVLSGGHGEDYDDALPQGGGLWQGARVQVAQSDRYLPVADRAAVAMVARGDGLAVVSSRPAVAAAACEAAGWSVRLIEGPPGAERELLVSAGGGRGPVALIGSVDDWQSRWGAIQSLQNHATVLFDACSLSDFRQLARTRELPPPLTPGAREFWRVNNGVPIDRVQLPSAHHLSESSVTQLR, encoded by the coding sequence GTGAACGATACTCCCGCTTCTGGCCCTCGTGTTGCCCTTCCTGCGCCTCCACAACGGCCAGCGCCATTCAAATTTCCGGTGGTCGCGGCGACCGTGCCGGTAGTCGCGTCAGTAGCGATCTGGCTCATCACCGGGTCTACCTTCGCGCTCATATTCGCGGCCCTCGGTCCGTTAGCTGCTACGGGCAGTTACATCGACTCGCGGGTATCAGCGCGGTCGCTGCGGAAGGCCGAGCGCTCGCGGTTCGCGGTCGATTCGGAGTCGACACTCGGCAGTATTCAGGCGTTCCATCGCCGGGAACTTCTTGAGCTTGCCGAGAAAACGCCCTCCGCGATAATGCTCGTCAAGGACGCCCACACTGATGCGGCGCGCTGGATGGGCGAACCAGCCGACTCCCTCCCTGTCCACTTGGGGTACGGCCTCGTTCGAAGCACTGTGGCGATCGACCGTACCGGTGCTCAGGATGCGCAGCCGCCCGAAGTGGAAGAAATGTATCGCAGTCTCACGACACAAGCGGAATACCTCAATCGAGCGCCTATCGCCGTCAACGCCCGCTTAGGGATCGTCATCTTTGGCAACCGACTCATGGCTCTCGCGCTGGCGCGAGCACTGGCGATTCAACTGGCTCGAACCCTTGCCCCTACCGCGAGTTGGGTGAGGTTTGGCGGCGCATTCCTCTCCGAAGCCTGGGCAGAAGCGCTCCCACACCGCCAACTGCAAGAAAGTGAGAGTGCTGCGCGCGCGTCTGATCCCGCCACCGTGCGAGACGACGTCGCCAGCGTTCACTGGGGACGGTTGGGTGAATCAAACCCCGGGGTGACCATCACAGTAGTAACCGAGGAACAACAGGCTCCCAGCGGGCACCGGATCGTGATTCGAGCTCGCGGGAACAGTGTCGCTGTCGTGCGGCATCCTGACCGTCATCAACGCCGCGATTTTGAGCCCTCGTTTCTCGGCCGAGAACAAGCACTGGAATGGGTGCGAGTCGCACGCGACATTGCGGCGCGAGATGGTCTGGCATCGGCGCTCGGCGACGTGCCGGATTCTGTGCAGTTCTCCGACGTGACGCGAATGGTGAGCGACGCGCAGTACTCCCGTGAGAGCCGTCGCCGCTCCCTCTCAGCGAGTCCAGCGATGGGCAGTGCTCGCCCGGTGATGCTTGATCTCGTAGTCGACGGGCCCCATGCGATCGTCGGAGGCACGACAGGAAGCGGCAAAAGTGAACTGCTGATTGCATGGGTGCTTGCGATGGCGGCCGAGACAGCTCCCGAAGACGTCACATTTCTGCTCGTCGATTTCAAAGGCGGATCGGCATTCGCATCGCTCGCTCAGCTTCCGCACACTGTGGGCATCATTACAGACCTTGACGCTAGTACCGCAGCGCGCGCTTTTTCTAGCCTCCGAGCGGAGTTGAGGCACCGCGAGCGTGCGCTTGCGCAGGCACAAGTACGAGATATTTCAGACCTCTCGAGCGTGCCGCGACTGGTGATTGTGGTGGACGAATTCGCGGCGATGATGGGGGATTACCCCCAACTGCACACTCTTTTCAGCGATATTGCCGCGCGCGGTCGTTCGCTCGGAGTGCACCTCATCCTGTGTACTCAGCGCCCATCAGGCGTGGTGCGGGATTCACTGCTTGCCAACGCTGACCTGCGACTATCGCTACGGGTCAACAATGGTGCCGATAGCTCCGCGGTCATCGGTAACGACAAAGCGGCTGAGCTGCCCGCTCAACTCAAAGGTCGAGCCTGGGTCGCCCATGGTTCCTCGTCTGCAGAACTCGCGCAGTTCGCGTTAGTCGGTTCCGACGATATCCGCGCGGTTGCCGAGCGATGGTCCGCTAGCAGCAGACCCCGGCGGCCGTGGTGTGAGCCGCTCGCCGAGCACATTTCGCTCTCGACTTTGCTCGAGCATGAAGCAACGAGTGGTGGCGAGCGCGGCGACAAACGACTCAATGACGCCGTTGTGTTCGGAATGACAGATCTCCCGGATGAGCAGCGCCAGGGGGTAGCTCATTGGTCGCCCTCAGCCGACGGCCATCTCTTGGTATTGGGGGCTTCATCGAGCGGTAAAAGTACCGTGCTCAACACTCTTGCGCAGGCGGCGTCTACCGCGGTTCAGATCGTGGGAACCGATCCTGCAACCGTGTGGGATGGCCTCACCCAGCTGTACACGCGTCTCGATGAGGTTGCGGAGAAGCGGGAGGCACAGCCGGCGGTGCTCGTTATCATCGATGACCTTGACGCGACGGTGGCGCGTTTCGATGAGGAATACCGCCCTGTCGTACTCGAACGGATGTCGCGCATCTTGCGCGAGGGCGCGGCGTGCGGCATCGTCATCGTGGCAACAGCCCAGAGAATTACCGCCGCAGTGCAACCGCTCACGCAACTGTTTCCCCAGACGCTTCGCCTGCGGTTTGCCTCCAAAAATGACTTCGTACTTTCTGGAGGACACGGCGAGGACTACGACGATGCTTTACCGCAGGGCGGCGGGCTGTGGCAGGGCGCACGGGTGCAGGTTGCTCAGAGCGATCGTTATTTGCCGGTTGCCGACCGCGCCGCAGTAGCGATGGTTGCCCGGGGTGACGGGCTGGCCGTCGTGAGTTCTCGGCCCGCCGTCGCTGCCGCGGCGTGCGAGGCTGCGGGATGGTCGGTGCGGCTGATTGAGGGGCCGCCGGGTGCCGAACGCGAGCTTCTGGTTAGTGCCGGTGGCGGGCGCGGGCCAGTCGCGCTCATCGGTTCGGTCGACGATTGGCAGTCACGGTGGGGTGCTATCCAGTCGCTACAGAATCATGCCACCGTCCTGTTCGATGCTTGTAGCCTCAGCGATTTCCGTCAGCTTGCGCGAACGCGAGAGCTTCCGCCGCCGCTCACCCCCGGTGCACGCGAATTCTGGCGAGTGAATAACGGGGTGCCCATTGACCGAGTGCAGCTTCCGAGCGCACATCACTTGTCGGAGAGTTCCGTCACCCAATTGCGCTAG